The sequence GGCGATACCAAGGTCGTGCCCAAGGGCACTGTGGACAAGATTTTCATCAACACCACCGGCATCGGCGAAATTTTTGTGGCCGAGGCCCCAAGCGGGCATCGCGCCGCCCCCGGGGACGCGATCCTGATCAGCGGCTTCATGGGCGACCATGGCCTCGCCATCCTGTCCAAGCGCGAAGGCCTGACCTTCGAGGCCCCCGTGCTTTCGGACTGCGCGTCCCTCAATCATCTTATCGTGCGTTTGCTTGAGGCCATCCCTTCCGTGCATGTGCTGCGCGATCCCACTCGGGGCGGCCTGGCCACGACCTTGAACGAAATCGCCGGACAGTCGGGTGTGGAATGCCGGATTTTTGAATCCAAAATCCCGGTTCGTCCCGAAGTCAGCGGCGGCTGTTCCTTTCTGGGCCTCGATCCCCTGTATCTGGCCAACGAGGGCAAGTTCATCTGCATCCTGCCCCAGGAGCACGCCGAGGCGGCCCTGGCCATCATGCGCTCGGACCCGCTTGGCGCGGACGCGGCGCAGATCGGCGACGTGCGCGCAGAGCACCCCGGCAAGGTCGTGCTGGAAACGCCTCTGGGCGGCACCCGGCTCATGGACATGCTCGAAGGCGAACAGTTGCCGCGCATCTGCTGACATGACGTGCTCCCGTGCCTATGTGGCCATCGATTTTGAAACGGCTGATTCGTGCCGCGACAGCGCCTGCGCCGTGGGCCTGACCAAGGTCCAGGGCGGCGAGATCGTGGACCGGCTATATGGCCTGATCCGTCCGCCGCGCTCGCGCTTTTCGCCATTCTGCGTGAACGTGCACGGCATCCATTGGTCCGACGTCAAGGACGCTCCGGCTTTCCGGGAGTTCTGGATCGAGAATGCGGGCTTTCTGGAAGGAGCTGATTTTCTGGCCGCGCACAACGCCAGCTTCGACCGCTCGGTACTTGGCGCGTGCTGCACCATGGCCGGGCTGCCCGCGCCATCCCTGCCTTTTGTCTGCACCGTGGAACTGGCCCGCAACCAGTGGAATCTGCGGCCCACCAAATTGCCGGACGTATGCCGTCACCTGGGCCTTGACCTCAATCATCACCACGCCGGGTCGGATGCCGAGGCCTGCGCCCGCATCGTCATGGCCGCCGTAGATGAAAACCCCCGCTGTCTGACTCCTTTCGGAATATAGGAGCATATATGTCTTTGTCTTTGGCCCAACTGCGGGCCCATATCTTTCTTGTCATTCTGGATAGATTCTCCGGCAGTGCCGAGCGCCGCCAGGAGGCGCTGGCCGAGTATTTTCTGGTGACCATGCCCAATGTCCCGGAGGACGCGGCCAAACGGCTCGCTGAACTCATCCCGGACCTCATGCCTGACCTGTATTCCAAATGGATCGGCGAATTCGCCGACAGGCTCTTTGAAACAGTGCCGGACGAACAATTGCAGCACCTGTGCGATGGCACTGTGGAAAACAACGCCGCCCTGGGGCTGGTTTTCCTGATGTTCATGGAATCCGAGCGCATGGAAAAGCAGACCGAGGACGATTTGCGGGAATACGCACGCAAGCATTCCGGTGCGGAGGACATGGGCGACCTGGTGGCGGAATATTTGCGCGGCAAGGTCGCGGCCCTGCGGGCGGACGTGGGCGGCGCGAAAGTGCAGTAGCGGGCGGAGCGGAAGAGGCTGTTGAGGGGCGCGGGGGGCGGGGCGCGGCGGTTGGCCCGGACAGGGACCGCCGAAACTCCTTCGCGGGCCTCGTAGAGTTGAATCATCGCCCCTGTCGGACATGGACCGGCGCTTCAAGCGGCAGGCGATGATTCAACAAACGATGCCAGGCTCAGTCAGACAGTCGACGGCCCCTGTCCGGGCCAACCGCCACATCCCGCAGTGACTTGACCTGTCTTCGCAATAGAGGACACGTTCATTTCCCTAAACGGCTATCTTGATGGATAGCCGTTCATATTTCTCAGGCGGTTGATACCCAATCGACGAATGCCTTACGGCCGCGCTTCCCCGCGCAGCAATGCGGAAGAAACACAAGTTCAAAATGAAAAAGCCCGCCCAGGCAAACCTGGACGGGCTTTTTGTAATTCAAAGAGCCAAGGCTTAGGCGAAAGCCTTTTCGAACTTGGGCACAACGTCCTTTTTGCGGGACATGACCTTGGGCAGCCATGCCTTTCCGTCCACGGGCTTGACGCCGAAGGCCTTCTCGACCACGGCGGCGTCGTCGGAGGCGATCAGGATCTCGGAGCCTTCCTTCATGATGTCGGTCAGCAGCAGGAACACGGAGTGGTTGCCCTTCTCGGCCTTCAGGGCCTTGATGTCGGCAGCCAGGTCGCCCTTGACGGCGTCGAGGATGGACAGGTCGACGACTTCCAGCTGGCCGATGCCGACCTTGGTGCCGTTCATGTTGAAGTCCTTGTAGTCGCGCAGAACCAGCTCGCGGGCCGGGGTGCCTTCAACGGCGGACTTGACCTTGAACATTTCCATGCCCAGGGCGGCCAGGTCGGAGATACCGGCGATCTTGCCCAGTTCGGCAGCGGCTTCCTTGTCGGCCGGGGTGCAGGTCGGGGACTTGAAGATGACGGTGTCGCTCAGGATGGCGCAGAGCATGATGCCGGCGATGTTCTTGGGAACTTCAACGCCGTGGAACTTGTACATGGCGGTCAGAACGGTGGCGGTGCAGCCAACGGGCCAGATCCAGCATTCCAGGGGGCTGGAGGTGGTCAGGTCGCCCAGCTTGTGGTGGTCGACGATGCCGAGCACTTCAGCCTGCTTGATGTCGTCGGGCAGCTGAGCCAGGTCGGAGGTGTCGACCAGGAAAACTTTCTCACCGGCAAATTCGGTCTTCACGGCGGGAGCGGCGACGCCGAACTTCTCGAGGATGAACTTGGTCTCGGGGGCCAGTTCGCCCTGGGCGGTGGGGGTGCAGGCTACGCCGAGCTTGCTCTTCAGGTCGGCCAGCGCGATGGCGCTGCAAACGGTATCGGAATCGGGATTCTTGTGACCAAAAACATAAACGGACATGGTATTCCTCCTACAAGGGTTTATTGGCAAACAAAGACATTGTGCTAAATATCACAATTATTCGCGGCTGCCAAGAGAGAACATTGGAGGTCAGAGACTGGAGAGGACGCCGAGAAGCAGGCTGACCGCGGCCAAAGCGTAGGCCTTGCGTACACGCAGAGCGAGAATGGCCCCGGCGCAGGCTGCGATCCAGAGCATGGTCCACGTCGGCTGCGGACCTCCGGCAACCCAAGGCCGGACGGTTTTCAGGCCGATGAGGAGAGGCAGCAGGCAGAGCCAAAAGAGGGAGAAATTGAGCAGGAAAAATTCTACCAAAGCTTTTGCGGTGAGCCGGTGCGGCGCGAAGATGGCTGTGTTGCCCTGGCGGTTCCAGGTCAAAAGCTGGTTATAGCCGGCGTTT is a genomic window of Desulfomicrobium baculatum DSM 4028 containing:
- a CDS encoding manganese-dependent inorganic pyrophosphatase, translated to MSVYVFGHKNPDSDTVCSAIALADLKSKLGVACTPTAQGELAPETKFILEKFGVAAPAVKTEFAGEKVFLVDTSDLAQLPDDIKQAEVLGIVDHHKLGDLTTSSPLECWIWPVGCTATVLTAMYKFHGVEVPKNIAGIMLCAILSDTVIFKSPTCTPADKEAAAELGKIAGISDLAALGMEMFKVKSAVEGTPARELVLRDYKDFNMNGTKVGIGQLEVVDLSILDAVKGDLAADIKALKAEKGNHSVFLLLTDIMKEGSEILIASDDAAVVEKAFGVKPVDGKAWLPKVMSRKKDVVPKFEKAFA
- a CDS encoding 3'-5' exonuclease, with the translated sequence MTCSRAYVAIDFETADSCRDSACAVGLTKVQGGEIVDRLYGLIRPPRSRFSPFCVNVHGIHWSDVKDAPAFREFWIENAGFLEGADFLAAHNASFDRSVLGACCTMAGLPAPSLPFVCTVELARNQWNLRPTKLPDVCRHLGLDLNHHHAGSDAEACARIVMAAVDENPRCLTPFGI
- the hypE gene encoding hydrogenase expression/formation protein HypE, whose product is MERVLLDYGSGGKASHRLIGELFLKYLGNEVLDRLDDAALLHVSSPISMSTDTFTVDPIFFPGGDIGSLAVHGTVNDVAMLGARPKYMTCGFIIEEGLPMADLERIVQSMGEAAREAGVLVVSGDTKVVPKGTVDKIFINTTGIGEIFVAEAPSGHRAAPGDAILISGFMGDHGLAILSKREGLTFEAPVLSDCASLNHLIVRLLEAIPSVHVLRDPTRGGLATTLNEIAGQSGVECRIFESKIPVRPEVSGGCSFLGLDPLYLANEGKFICILPQEHAEAALAIMRSDPLGADAAQIGDVRAEHPGKVVLETPLGGTRLMDMLEGEQLPRIC